A genomic segment from Drosophila miranda strain MSH22 chromosome 3, D.miranda_PacBio2.1, whole genome shotgun sequence encodes:
- the LOC108159544 gene encoding uncharacterized protein LOC108159544 isoform X11, whose translation MPNNRNRNRNRNRNKRNRNQNQNQNQNQQQQEQREEEQQQDPQPEAEASSSSIADNGNSGSVSNELDTGTATNKVAVDPQLGEWEEPPKAAAAAAVEEEEKESTNHVAKDETEEKEPSTSSNQTEMGSKNSKHQTDKSGKQSSNESEKHKKELEQQEVPPLKAPGSPRQAKVIVHRIVREADETDGAEQPKGESPIQDQSQDQQQSNTSQDLKEDVAQRNEEVPVPHVAPHPQGPPLQRSTKVIIHQIRLERDDHAADQERKGKPTFEEISTTSPAPPGSLSLSQGPGSGTLSPPPRYLVESPKNVSGAVGQFTHFARDVQIQELELTSDCSSGEFNVLASPLVCEADSETEAAPATPTSTSPPDLQPSSRAEQQEQLRQKRAQKRNALETHFLPQLMHPRYLDSILEENSDLAGVGHPGLNRSSSSGNDLAGMRVPKVTETFPKSQLDFSRRHKRREEPVALMLETKLIEEASDLESCTRLQSALSPQSEDAELVYLSSSASSSMSDLMELELEQAAALAERALVDLDTDASKLFRRPDDEMSSTTTTDPATSSNETETEGELETETETERDAESRESTPVNQFVGNAGAEAGASASSSLSSLLSAATPTPTAEQPTRAEDTFVSFGSIREQAPEASGGSIGAASALSATREEFVRNMEKVRELIEMTRREQEHEETRDGVVSAPTAPEQSGMPRSPSPPPIPPPPAGLQHYNPTTSPDHPHTVSSGALAPLLLSRQESAESHCSDSTQHSQCTAINLASPPPSFASSSPPPQPQTQPQKQPQPPTPPLRQQQYHAPKYPVPLSAPAPAPAFTCTHPEPPTEQQQQQESEISVADDEPEPESESESDPIKKLRLLCTETLASMPYGEQVLEELASVAQDIAEPGAQPHNSTTMPYPLPEMPHIRELQLSTKHENKSSSSSSFSSSAWLGMPTQADPKLLVCLSPAQRPLVGETKPDQLLDDHQKFVERRGYHELSSAQVRALDSEQEQQQQQKQSEMLKTAAMMRELRKSLTPTPPPVPVKSAETAAKASAKRDDASDPKKNAASVGASSSIENKPRRAADPIEQQSTEQQEQQEQHQQQQTRSSHQMNSSTDFRFPATSMGGMESELARMFPSMAQQQGDIFEEQRKRFSNIETSNSQQPRAQQSKRYSNIETSSYESKKRTENGQVIYDITNSSHEKQSNRFPVAETEARSGSPDHAPPPPVPPPPIMSATKLNGSTTANTFIEDDDAPKNSRQEPDRRENGARNRESGTASTSTFGGTYEEFRQRAKAAVDAIGGPRPPPPAPANGLDNEKVFKDFDRLSQQMNAELQSTRERREKSASLFDLSGMTRSQGKHPLEELKQRRHAHMQELEREIERSSRSRQERMSSVPRNMESTPTSRTYEIPIELELEQGQEQRSRRAESMCNLSEPRPRPHTSVGHYNYSNNNSSLSQDDWARYASDLGYSENIARPFAREVEICYQRQGQNPTPRQSQPIRAPRLSASTNDLSSSGHQHSFDSHNAYGGRRTHAPMLSQAPQQQRPHYASCYSMIERDPNPKYISTTSRRGVSPGPAPSPVIGVPPPAYDRQQRRSSLPRELHEQQLKYILSKEEELRLEVERLQLERRRLMEEMQRAPILPPPQRRESYRPAAKLPTLSEDEVFRQQMAEEWMNKVAEREERRQHKIIKISKIEDEQDHATERANISDEFLSAVKERRHKLAMPADSDWESGAESQPQANPQVGVAANESSSDVEAAPVRILEGQAEASLRQLPRHLREFAKFSTSEQMPDGAQVERHEQQERREEATDHSHSSASQKTSIVKTYKVSRLPPSVQDRGATATATATATAATGTETGPAMSVRLRPRPPKQTRFLLNPQQLQRQRQRRSWSESDLLKEIDSELQLAKGFLYANVYKVKHEYMSEPETDHDRPRKMAQLGRRQYDGIGPVTNDGMPIILRSEVQEPHQHEWYKRLYQTIHKQKNGDDFVIRYKCPRARPSYKSNGYVSEPEPNYDSDYSTVRYRTQNPHRVQSVSSAVNVRNLSQDEKLYGTMPNPIKSAQNSYKNQPGRIEDYTTGHSSVSEKEKKEWWDEVMDIFNGWLRDHTRIPRIIIEFVDDFDGIGNLEQSKLSPLYTEGNLSRALAKESGYTSDSNLVFRKKELPVSSPLSPVEQRQAYKSLQAGGEPPLFGFRKPAPERPRESPNRYYDTDVNIHFKTPIRHEQKQHIPEEELATRQAEHMQKLYHEERRRKYLQELQDMNSRRHTDNFTPSQKSPIALNRYDDFPTDVTLKSLVGPKTVARALYNFQGQSSKELSFRKGDTIYIRRQIDPNWYEGEHNAMIGLLPASYVEIVSRDGARTPSKRPSEGQARAKYNFQAQSGVELSLNKGELVTLTRRVDGNWFEGKIANRKGIFPVSYVEVLTDIGAEDIAARTTTVISSQSTTNLRPNLDVLRTNINNEFNTLTQNGAQPVNGILKETRTLHKTDALHVDTSSEPLAYRALYKYRPQNSDELELLEGDLVHVLEKCDDGWFVGTSQRTGCFGTFPGNYVERA comes from the exons ATGCCCAATAATCGCAATCGCAATCGTAATCGCAATCGCAACAAACGCAAtcgaaaccaaaaccaaaaccaaaatcaaaaccagcagcagcaggaacaacgggaggaggagcagcagcaggatccccagccagaggcagaggcatcATCTTCTTCCATAGCTGATAATGGAAATTCTGGCAGCGTTTCAAATGAATTGGACACGGGCACCGCCACCAACAAAGTTGCTGTGGATCCGCAGCTAGGAGAGTGGGAAGAGCCAccgaaagcagcagcagcagcagcagtagaagaagaagaaaaggaATCCACAAATCACGTAGCGAAAGACGAGACGGAAGAAAAAGAACCATCTACGAGCAGCAACCAAACAGAGATGGGGTCCAAAAACTCCAAGCATCAGACGGATAAATCCGGCAAGCAATCCAGCAATGAGTCGGAGAAGCACAAAAAGGAGTTGGAGCAGCAGGAGGTGCCTCCGTTAAAGGCACCGGGAAGTCCCCGACAAGCCAAGGTCATAGTGCATCGCATTGTGCGGGAAGCGGATGAGACAGATGGGGCAGAGCAGCCAAAAGGGGAATCCCCCATTCAGGATCAATCACAGGATCAGCAGCAGTCAAACACTAGTCAAGATCTGAAAGAAGATGTCGCACAACGCAATGAAGAAGTCCCTGTTCCTCATGTTGCCCCACATCCTCAGGGGCCGCCGCTGCAGCGCAGCACAAAAGTGATCATCCACCAGATACGCCTGGAAAGGGACGATCACGCGGCCGATCAAGAGCGTAAAGGTAAGCCCACCTTTGAGGAGATCAGCACCACCTCACCAGCACCCCCCGGTTCGCTGAGCCTCAGCCAAGGACCAGGATCAGGCACTCTGTCGCCGCCGCCGCGCTATCTGGTAGAGTCGCCCAAGAACGTGTCCGGCGCCGTGGGACAGTTCACGCACTTCGCCCGCGACGTGCAGAtccaggagctggagctgacCAGCGACTGCAGCTCCGGGGAGTTCAATGTACTGGCCTCGCCGCTTGTGTGCGAGGCGGACTCCGAAACGGAGGCAGCACCGGCCACGCCCACGTCAACATCCCCGCCGGATTTGCAGCCGTCCAGCCGCGCCGAGCAACAAGAACAGCTGCGGCAGAAGCGCGCCCAGAAACGGAACGCCCTGGAGACGCACTTCCTGCCGCAGCTGATGCACCCGCGCTACCTGGACAGCATCCTGGAGGAGAACAGCGATCTGGCAGGTGTCGGGCATCCCGGCCTAAATCGCAGCAGCTCCTCCGGAAACGATCTGGCGGGGATGCGCGTTCCGAAGGTGACCGAAACGTTCCCCAAGAGCCAGCTGGACTTTAGCCGTCGGCACAAGCGCAGGGAGGAGCCGGTGGCCCTCATGCTGGAGACGAAGCTGATCGAAGAGGCCAGCGACCTCGAGAGCTGCACTAGACTGCAGAGCGCACTGTCGCCCCAGTCGGAGGACGCGGAATTGGTGTACCTCAGCTCCTCGGCCTCCAGCAGCATGTCCGATCTGATGGAGCTCGAGCTGGAGCAGGCCGCCGCTCTGGCTGAGCGCGCCCTCGTCGACCTGGACACGGATGCCAGCAAACTGTTCCGACGGCCCGACGACGAGATGAGCAGCACGACCACCACGGATCCGGCCACGTCATCGAACGAGACGGAAACGGAGGGCGAACTGGagacggaaacggaaacggagAGGGACGCGGAGAGTCGCGAGAGCACACCTGTTAACCAATTCGTGGGCAACGCGGGAGCGGAAGCAGGAGCGTCGGCTAGCAGCTCGTTGTCTTCTCTTTTGAGTGCGGCAACGCCGACGCCCACAGCAGAGCAGCCAACGAGAGCAGAAGATACATTTGTATCTTTCGGATCGATTCGCGAACAGGCCCCAGAAGCCAGCGGCGGCAGTATCGGTGCAGCGTCAGCGCTGTCGGCCACGCGAGAGGAGTTCGTTCGCAATATGGAAAAAGTGCGCGAGTTGATCGAGATGACGCGACGCGAGCAGGAGCACGAGGAGACCAGAGATGGAGTCGTGTCCGCTCCGACTGCTCCGGAGCAGTCCGGTATGCCACGTTCGCCATCGCCCCCGCCCATTCCGCCGCCACCCGCTGGCCTACAGCACTACAATCCCACCACCAGTCCCGACCACCCCCACACAGTGTCCTCCGGTGCCTTGGCGCCTCTCCTGCTTAGCCGCCAGGAGTCCGCGGAGTCGCACTGCTCGGACAGCACCCAGCACAGCCAGTGCACGGCCATCAATCTGGCCTCGCCCCCGCCCAGCTTTGCTAGCAGCAGTCCcccgccacagccacagacacagccacagaaacagccacagccacccaCACCGCCCCTCAGACAACAACAGTACCATGCACCAAAATACCCTGTTCCTCTTTCCGCTCCTGCACCTGCTCCTGCTTTCACCTGCACCCACCCAGAACCCCCCaccgagcagcagcagcagcaagagtCAGAGATTTCAGTTGCAGATGACGAACCGGAaccggaatcggaatcggaatcggatcCCATAAAGAAGCTTCGCCTGCTGTGCACCGAGACCTTGGCGTCTATGCCGTATGGCGAGCAGGTGCTCGAGGAACTAGCCAGCGTGGCCCAGGACATAGCGGAGCCAGGAGCGCAGCCGCACAACTCCACCACGATGCCCTATCCCCTGCCAGAGATGCCCCACATTCGGGAGCTGCAGCTGTCCACCAAACACGAGAAcaagtcgtcgtcgtcgtcgtcgttctCCTCTTCCGCCTGGCTGGGCATGCCCACACAGGCGGATCCCAAGCTGCTGGTATGCCTGTCGCCGGCACAGCGTCCACTGGTCGGAGAGACCAAGCCCGATCAGCTGCTGGACGACCATCAGAAGTTCGTGGAGCGACGAGGCTACCACGAGCTGAGCAGCGCCCAAGTGCGTGCCCTCGACAGCGAgcaggagcaacagcagcagcagaagcagagcgAGATGCTCAAGACGGCGGCCATGATGCGAGAGTTGCGCAAGAGCCTGACACCCACGCCGCCGCCAGTGCCAGTGAAGAGCGCCGAAACAGCGGCCAAGGCGAGCGCCAAGAGAGATGACGCAAGCGACCCGAAGAAGAACGCAGCATCAGTGGGAGCATCGTCATCGATTGAAAATAAACCAAGGCGAGCAGCTGATCCCATCGAGCAGCAATCGACAGAGCAGCAAGAGCAGCaagagcagcaccagcagcagcagaccagATCCAGCCACCAGATGAACAGCAGCACGGACTTCAGATTCCCGGCCACCTCAATGGGCGGAATGGAGAGCGAGCTGGCCAGGATGTTCCCCAGCATGGCCCAGCAGCAGGGCGACATCTTTGAGGAGCAGCGCAAGCGCTTCTCCAACATCGAGACGTCCAACAGCCAGCAGCCAAGGGCGCAGCAGAGCAAGCGGTACTCGAACATCGAGACCAGCTCGTACGAGTCGAAGAAGCGCACGGAGAACGGTCAGGTGATCTACGACATAACGAATTCCAGCCACGAGAAGCAGAGCAACCGCTTCCCGGTAGCGGAGACAGAGGCCAGGTCGGGTTCCCCCGACCACGCCCCGCCGCCACCCGTCCCACCGCCGCCAATTATGTCAGCAACGAAATTAAACGGTTCGACTACGGCAAACACTTTCATTGAGGATGATGACGCGCCCAAAAATAGCCGGCAAGAGCCGGATAGGCGAGAGAATGGCGCGAGAAATCGCGAGAGTGGCACTGCCTCTACCTCCACCTTTGGCGGCACGTATGAGGAATTTCGGCAGCGTGCCAAGGCAGCCGTGGATGCCATTGGAGGACCCCGACCACCACCCCCCGCCCCGGCCAACGGGTTGGACAATGAGAAGGTGTTCAAGGACTTCGATCGGCTCTCGCAGCAGATGAACGCCGAGCTGCAGTCCACGAGGGAGCGGCGCGAGAAGTCCGCCTCGCTCTTCGATCTCAGCGGGATGACCAGGAGCCAGGGGAAGCATCCGCTGGAGGAGTTGAAGCAGCGGCGGCACGCCCACATGCAGGAGCTTGAGCGGGAGATCGAGCGGTCTTCCCGATCGCGGCAGGAGCGCATGTCCTCGGTGCCACGCAACATGGAGAGCACACCCACGTCCAGGACCTACGAGATTCCCATcgaactggagctggagcaggggcaggagcagcgTTCCCGGCGCGCCGAATCCATGTGCAACCTGAGCGAGCCACGCCCACGGCCACACACCTCCGTGGGGCACTACAactacagcaacaacaacagcagcttGTCGCAGGACGACTGGGCGCGTTATGCCAGCGATCTGGGATACTCGGAGAACATCGCGCGACCCTTTGCCCGCGAGGTGGAGATCTGCTACCAGCGTCAGGGACAGAATCCGACTCCCAGGCAATCGCAGCCCATCCGGGCGCCACGCCTCTCTGCCAGCACCAACGACCTGAGCAGCAGTGGCCACCAGCACAGCTTCGATAGCCACAACGCGTACGGCGGCCGGAGGACGCACGCGCCCATGCTTAGCCAGgcgccacagcagcagcggccccACTACGCCAGCTGCTACTCGATGATCGAGCGAGATCCGAATCCGAAGTACATCAGCACCACCTCCAGGCGAGGCGTGAGCCCGGGCCCAGCTCCATCGCCAGTCATAGGCGTACCGCCGCCAGCCTATGATCGCCAGCAGAGGCGATCCTCGCTGCCGCGTGAGCTGCACGAGCAGCAGCTCAAGTACATCCTGTCCAAGGAGGAGGAACTGCGCCTGGAGGTGGAGCGGCTGCAGCTGGAGCGCCGTCGCCTGATGGAGGAGATGCAGCGGGCGCCCATATTGCCGCCGCCACAGCGACGGGAGAGCTATCGGCCGGCGGCCAAGCTGCCGACGCTCAGCGAGGACGAGGTGTTCCGCCAGCAGATGGCCGAGGAGTGGATGAACAAGGTGGCCGAGCGTGAGGAGCGGCGCCAGCACAAGATCATCAAGATCTCCAAGATCGAGGACGAGCAGGACCATGCCACAGAGCGGGCCAACATAAGCGACGAGTTCCTCAGCGCCGTCAAGGAGCGACGCCACAAGCTGGCCATGCCGGCGGACAGTGACTGGGAAAGCGGGGCCGAATCGCAGCCCCAGGCCAACCCCCAGGTGGGCGTGGCCGCCAACGAGTCGTCGTCGGATGTGGAGGCAGCGCCCGTGCGCATCCTCGAGGGCCAGGCGGAGGCCAGTCTGCGACAGCTTCCGAGGCATCTGCGCGAATTTGCCAAGTTCTCGACTAGCGAACAGATGCCGGATGGGGCACAGGTGGAGCGGCACGAGCAGCAGGAGCGGCGCGAGGAGGCCACGGACCACTCGCACAGCAGTGCCAGCCAGAAGACCAGCATCGTGAAGACGTACAAGGTGTCGCGTCTGCCGCCTTCCGTGCAGG ACAGAGGAGCAACAGccactgcaacagcaacagcaacagcagcaactggCACAGAGACTGGACCGGCCATGAGTGTAAGGCTGCGACCACGACCGCCCAAGCAGACGCGCTTCCTCCTCAatccgcagcagctgcagcgtCAGAGGCAACGACGCAGCTGGTCCGAGAGCGATCTGCTCAAGGAGATCGACAGCGAACTGCAGCTGGCCAAGGGCTTCCTCTACGCGAATG TCTACAAAGTCAAGCACGAGTATATGAGCGAACCGGAAACGGACCACGATCGTCCGCGCAAAATGGCACAGTTAGGTCGGAGGCAGTACGATGGCATCGGTCCGGTGACCAACGATGGAATGCCCATCATACTCAGATCG GAGGTCCAGGAGCCGCATCAGCATGAGTGGTACAAGCGCCTCTATCAGACCATACACAAGCAGAAGAACGGCG ACGATTTCGTGATACGCTACAAGTGTCCCAGAG CCCGTCCGTCGTACAAGAGCAACGGTTACGTATCAGAGCCCGAACCCAACTACGACTCCGACTACTCCACGGTGAGGTACCGCACACAGAATCCGCATCGAGTGCAGTCAGTCTCCTCGGCCGTCAATGTGCGAAACCTGAGCCAGGACGAGAA GTTGTATGGTACTATGCCAAATCCCATCAAGTCGGCTCAGAATTCGTATAAAAATCAGCCAGGTCGCATCGAGGACTACACCACAGGACATTCGTCTGTGTCCGAAAAGGAGAAGAAGGAG TGGTGGGACGAAGTGATGGACATCTTTAACGGG TGGCTTAGGGATCATACGCGCATACCGCGCATTATAATAGAGTTTGTCGATGATTTCGATGGAATCGGA AATCTAGAACAATCGAAGCTATCTCCACTCTACACAGAAGGCAACTTGTCCAG AGCTCTGGCCAAGGAATCCGGCTACACCAGCGACTCCAACCTAGTCTTCCGCAAGAAGGAGCTGCCCGTCAGCAGTCCCCTCAGCCCCGTGGAGCAGCGACAGGCCTACAAGAGTCTACAGGCAGGCGGAGAACCGCCCCTTTTCGGCTTCCGCAAGCCAGCGCCCGAGAGGCCCAGAG AATCTCCCAATCGTTATTATGACACAGACGTCAACATTCACTTCAAGACACCGATAAGGCATGAGCAGAAGCAGCACATACCGGAGGAGGAACTAGCCACACGCCAAGCGGAGCATATGCAGAAGCTGTACCACGAGGAGCGACGCCGCAAGTATCTACAGGAGCTGCAGGACATGAACTCTCGACGCCACACGGACAACTTCACGCCCTCGCAGAAGTCCCCGATCGCCCTAAACCGCTACGATGACTTCCCCACCGACGTGACGCTCAAGTCGCTGGTGGGTCCCAAAACCGTTGCCCGGGCCCTCTACAACTTCCAGGGACAGAGCTCCAA AGAGCTCTCCTTCCGCAAGGGCGACACCATCTACATAAGGCGGCAGATCGATCCCAATTGGTATGAGGGTGAGCACAATGCGATGATCGGGTTGCTGCCAGCGAGCTATGTGGAG ATTGTTAGCCGCGATGGCGCCCGCACTCCGTCCAAGCGGCCATCGGAGGGCCAGGCTCGTGCCAAATACAATTTCCAGGCCCAGTCGGGCGTAGAGCTATCTCTGAACAAGGGAGAGCTGGTCACGCTGACGCGTAGGGTGGATGGAAACTGGTTCGAGGGCAAGATCGCCAACAGGAAGGGCATATTCCCAGTGTCCTATGTGGAG GTGCTCACGGACATTGGAGCCGAGGATATCGCGGCCAGAACAACGACCGTGATCAGCAGCCAGAGCACCACAAATCTGCGGCCCAATCTGGATGTGCTGCGCACAAACATCAACAATGAGTTCAACACGCTGACCCAGAACGGAGCCCAGCCCGTGAACGGAATCCTGAAAGAAACGCGGACGCTGCACAAGACGGACGCACTCCACGTGGACACCAGCTCCGAGCCACTGGC CTATCGCGCCCTGTACAAGTACCGGCCACAGAACTCCGATGAACTGGAGCTGCTGGAGGGGGATTTGGTGCACGTGCTGGAGAAGTGCGACGACGGATGGTTCGTGGGCACCTCGCAGCGCACCGGCTGCTTTGGCACATTCCCCGGCAACTATGTGGAACGCGCCTAA